In Gemmatimonadota bacterium, the DNA window GCCCTGCGCCTGGCGCACGAGACCCCGGAGCTGGTGCGCCGTCTCGTGCTCCTGAATGCTGTGGGACTGGGCCGGGAGCTGCCCGCAGCCGTGCGCCTCGCCGCCCTGCCCCTGCTCGGCCGGGCCGCGCTCCGCCCCAGCCGGCGTGTCAGCGCATGGCTTTTCCGTAAGCTGCTGACTGGGGGGCGGCGGCGCCTTGCCGCGGCTGAGGAGGCGGCGCTCCTCGACTACCTCTGGTGCTGCGCCTTGGCCGGCGATCCCTCCTGGATGGCCGGCGCGCTCCGACTCTTCGCCCGGCCGCTGGGACAGCGTGAGGTCATGACATCCCGAGAGCTGGCAGACGTGCGCTGCAGCGTGCTCGTGCTCTGGGGAGAGTGCGACCCGTTTCTCCCCCTGGCCCACGGGCAGCGGGCCGCCAGCTTGATCCCTCGAGCGCTGCTCCACCTGCTCCGCGATGTGGGGCATTCCCCCAACTGGGAGGCGCCCGACGAGACGCTGGCGCTGGTACTACCCTTCTTGACTGCGCCGGACGTCTGCTAGATCCGATCCTGTCTCCTTGTTCGGGCCCGCCGCTCGGTCTAGCTTACGCGGCCAGGCCGGGGCGGAGCCTGCGGGCCGAAGGGGAGGGGGAGGCGGGGCGAGAGAGGGCGAGAGGGCCCAGGAGGGGGCGGGATGAACAAGCAGGTCGTGAGCGATCTGCGCGACGTGGATCTCCGCGACCGACGCGTCCTCGTACGCGTGGACTATAACGTGCCGCTCGAGGAGGGTGGGGTAGCGGACGACACGCGCATCCGCGCGACGCTCCCCACACTGACCTACCTGCTACAACATGGCGCGCGGCTGGTGCTGCTCTCGCACCTGGGCCGGCCGAAGGGGAGGTGGGACGAGCGGCTCTCGCTCCGCCCCGCCGCGGCGCGCCTGGGCAAGCTGGTGCCCGCGCCCGTGCGCTTCGTCGCCGACGTGGTGGGGCCGGAGGCGCACGCGGCGGCCGATAGCCTGCCGTCAGGCGAGATCCTGGTGCTCGAGAACGTGCGTTTCCTGCCCGCCGAGGAGACGAACGACCGGGGGTTGAGCGAGGCTCTGGCTGCGCTGGGCGATGTCTACGTGAACGACGCATTTGGCGCGGCGCACCGGGCTCATGCCTCGACCTGCGGCGTGGCGGAGGTGGTGCGCGAGGACGGCCGGCCCGCCGTGGCCGGGCTGCTGATGGAGAAGGAGTTGCGCTTCCTGGGGGAGGTGCTCGAGGCGCCCGGGCGACCGTTCGTTGCCATCCTGGGTGGCGCCAAGATCTCGGGGAAGATCGATGTGATCGAGAACCTTCTCCCCCGCGTCGATCGGCTGCTGGTGGGCGGTGCCATGGCCAACACGTTTTTCCGCGGGCTCGGGCTCGAGACAGGCGCCTCGCTGGTGGAGGAGGAACGCGTCCAGCTCGCTCGGGATCTGCTCGCCCGCGCCGGTGACAAGCTCGTACTGCCCGTGGATGGCGTGGTGGCCGAAGAGGCCGCGCCCGGGGCTGCGGCCTCGGTCGTGGATCGTGACGCGGTGCCTCCGCAGGGACGGATTCTGGATATCGGGCCCAAGAGTGTTGCTGTGTTCCAGGAGCTGCTGGCGGAAGCCAGGACTGTGCTCTGGAACGGCCCCGTCGGGATGTTCGAGCTGGAAGGCTGCGCGGAAGGGACCATGGCGCTGGCGCGCATGCTTGCCGACGCTACGGCTGCCGGCGCGGTCACGGTGATCGGCGGCGGGGACACGGTCGCCGCGGTGAAAGCCGCGGGAGTGGCGGAGCGGATGACGCATGTCTCGACTGGTGGCGGCGCCTCGCTCGAGTTCCTGGAGGGGCGGGCCCTGCCGGGAGTTGCGGCGCTGAGCGATCGTCGGAACGGCTAGATGACGACCGCAACTGCCCGGCCCGTGCGGACTCCCGTTATTGCGGGGAACTGGAAGATGCACAAGGGCCCCTCCGCCACGCGCGAGTTCTTCCGCCAATTCAAGCCTCGGTATTCCCCGCGCGCAGACCGGACCATCCTCTTCTTCCCGCCGGCCGTGTCGCTGGCGGCCACCATGGAAATGCTGCCGGACCGGCCCGACCTTGGGGTGGGCATCCAGAACATCCACTGGAAGGACCAGGGCGCGTTCACCGGGGAGATCAGTGCGCCTATGGCGCGAGACACGGGGGCCCGTTTTGCCCTGGTCGGTCACTCCGAGAGGCGACACGTCTTCGGCGAATCCGATGACGACGTCCGCCACAAGGTCGCGGCCGCCTTCGACGCCGGCCTCGTTCCCGTGCTTTGTCTGGGTGAGACCCTCGAGCAGCGGCGCGCGGGCCGCGTCGAGGAGGTGATCCTGAGCCAGCTCGATGCCGCGCTGCAGGACCTCCCGCCCCACCACATCCGGCAGTTGCTCGTTGCATACGAGCCCGTTTGGGCTATTGGCACCGGCGTCAATGCGACTCCCGCCGACGCCAGTGCCGCCCACGCCGTCCTGCGCCGCCGGCTGGCGGAGCATGTGGGCGATGAAGCCGCACGGCGCGTCCCCATCCTCTACGGCGGGTCCGTCAACCCCGGCAACGCCGCCGAGCTGCTCGCCGCGCCCCAGGTGGATGGTCTGCTGGTCGGCGGCGCCAGCCTCGACCCGGCGGGATTCGCCCGGATCGCGGCGCTCCAGACTAGACTAGACTAGACTAGCGCCTGGCCTGAAATTTCACCCGAGCGCAGGCCGCGCAGAGCCGAAGTCGAGAGGTCCAGGAGAGCTTTTCCATGAGCTTGACACCTGCGGCACCCCCACGTGATCTTCCAATGCTTGAGGGACCACCTGCACCCGGAGCGGACGGGCGTGTTCAATTTCCTGTTGATCCTGTTGCTGCTCGATGGCCTTCTCCTCATGGTCATCGTGTTGCTGCAGGCGGGCAAGGGCGGAGGGCTGGCCGCGGTAGGCGGCGGCGCAGGCACCGAAACCTTCATTGGCGGCCGTCAGGCCGCTACCCTCCTGACCAGGGCCACCTGGGTCACTGCCGGAATCTTCCTGCTCCTGGCACTGATGCTCTCGGTGATGTCTTCCCGCCGTACGCGGCAGCCTGAGCCTGTCCTGCGACAGGAGTTCCCGCAGACCGCGCCCGCGCCGCAGCCCGTGCTGCCTGGTGTGGAGCCGGGCCAGGGCACGGCGCCGCAGGGCGGCGCCCAACGGCCGGCTCGGCCGGCCGAGCCGGTGCCGGCTCCGCCGGCGCAACGATAACGGGGTTGCAGAAAGGGGGGGGCGTGGAGCACCGGAAACCTTCCGGTGCTCCGCGCCCCCGCCTGCTTTAGCTCCCCGCGCTCCGCGGCTCAGGAGCTCAGGGGCAGAGGATGCTGCGCTCCATGCTGTAACCGGGCGCCACGTGGTGGAGGCGCTCGTAGGGGCCGAGCAGCTCGCTCCCCTCCTGGTGCGGCGTCAGGAGCGGCGGCCTTGCTGGCGCCGTTCCGGCCCGCGCGGCGGCTGGCTGGCGACGGCGACGCTGTGAGGGGGGGCGCGAATCTGCGCAGCGCGTCGCCCGACCCATTCCGGGGTTCGAGAGCTGATTCATAACGGCCGTATCGCCAAGGTTGTGGCCATCGATTGGCGCCGGTAGCGGCGGAGCATGGGAGGCTCCGACGCTGCCGCGCGGGTCCAGGAGCGGGATGTGCAAGTCTTGCGCCCCTCGGCAATGCCCCGCGGAGGTGGCTGCGGCACAGGGGGTTTGCCGCTTCCGCTCGGGCCGCACGGGGGGCGCACCTTGCTTGACGGCGCTTTCCGGGCGGCCCATCATAGGCACGATTCGGGCGGGGGACCCGCCTGTCTGTTTTTGAACCCGGTTCCAGTCATGGGCGACCAGACGGGGGTTGCGGCGGCCGGCGCGGTGGTGTCCGATCTGTCGCGCGAGCAACTCCACGAGCTCTACTACTATCTGCACCTCACGCGTCAGGTCGAACAGGTCCAGGCGCATCTCTACCGCCAGAACAAGGTGATCGGCGGGCTGTACCGCTCGCTGGGTCAGGAGGCGACCGCGGTGGGCAGCGCCTACGCGCTGCGCCGGCGCACGGACGGCACGGGCGACGTGATCGCTCCCGCGATCCGCAAGCTGGGCTCGCTTCTGGTCATGGGGGCACGGCCGGTGGATGTGCTCCGCCAGTACCTGGCCAAGGGGGACTCACCCACGGGCGGCCGGGAGCAGAACGTCCACTTCACCGATTCCGGCCGCGGGCGGAAGGGCTGAGGCAATGGCCACGGTTTCCAGACGTGCGGCAGCGCCGCGGGAGAAGCCGGAGCACCTGCGGCACACGGAGCTGGGCCGGCCCGTCACCATGCTGGAGGCCATTCGGGAGGCGCTGTGGGAGGAGATGGAGCGGGACCCGGCCGTCTTCCTGATGGGCGAGGACATCGGGCTCTACGGCGGCGCGTTCAAGGTGACGGAGGACTTCCTCGAGTATTTCGGCGAGGCGCGGGTCATCGACACACCGATCAGCGAAGGCGGATTCACGGGCGCCGCCGCGGGCGCGGCGCACATGGGGATGCGGCCGGTGGTCGAGATGCAGTTCATGGACTTCGTCTCCTGCGCCTACGAGCCGCTCACCAACTACATCGCCACCTCGAGCTGGCGCGGCAGCGGGCCGCTCCCGCTGGTAGTGCGGGGTCCAGTGGGCGGAGGCGTGCGGGGCGGGCCGTTCCACTCGCAGAACCCGGAAATGGCGTTCTTCCATACGCCCGGCCTGAAGATCGTTTACCCCTCCACCTGCTATGACGCGAAGGGGCTGCTCAAGGCGGCCATTCGCGATGAGGACCCGGTGCTGTACTTCGAGCACAAGAAGCTTTACCGTTTGCCCGCGCTTCGGCAGACGTTGCCGCAGGAGGACTATGTAGTCCCGCTCGGGCAGGCGCGCCTTCACCGCGAGGGCACGCACGTCTCGATTGTGACCTACGGCATGATGGTCCACGAGAGTCAGCGGGCGGCCGAGCAGTTGCAAGGCGAGGACGGTTTGAGCGTCGAGATCCTGGACCTGCGCACGCTGCTGCCCCTCGATGAGGAAGCCATCCTCAGTACTGTTCAGAAGACCAACCGGCTGCTGGTCGTGCACGAGGATACGCGAACCGGCGGGATCGCCGGGGAGATCGCGATGCGCGTGAGCGAGAAGGCGTTCGAGTGGCTGGACGCGCCGATCCTGCGGGTCACGGCGATCGACACGCCGGTGCCCTATTCGCCGCCGCTCGAGGACTACTTCCTTCCCCAGGTCAGCGACATCGTGGCGGCTTGCCGCTACCTGGCGGGGTATTAGCAGGGGAACGATAGCTGCGTCCGCGGTCGCCGCGGCAAGGTCCCTGAGGGGAGATCGGAATCATGGCGCGAATCGAAGTCCCCATGCCGCAGATGGGCGAGTCCATTGCCGAGGGCACGGTCTCCAAATGGCTGAAGCAGGTGGGGGACGAGGTGCAGCGGGACGAGCCGCTCCTCGAGATTTCCACGGATAAGGTGGATGCGGAGATCCCTTCGCCGGCGGCGGGGCAGTTGGCCGAGGTGCTGGTGGAGGAGGGGAAGACGGTCGAGGTCGGTAGCATCCTGGCCTACGTCGAGACCGAGAAGGGCGCGGCCGCGGCGCCTGCAGCGAAGGCGCCCCCCGCGCCGGCGAAGGCCGAAAAGGCTGAACCGGAGGCGGCCAAAGCGCCGGCCGCC includes these proteins:
- a CDS encoding alpha-ketoacid dehydrogenase subunit beta — encoded protein: MATVSRRAAAPREKPEHLRHTELGRPVTMLEAIREALWEEMERDPAVFLMGEDIGLYGGAFKVTEDFLEYFGEARVIDTPISEGGFTGAAAGAAHMGMRPVVEMQFMDFVSCAYEPLTNYIATSSWRGSGPLPLVVRGPVGGGVRGGPFHSQNPEMAFFHTPGLKIVYPSTCYDAKGLLKAAIRDEDPVLYFEHKKLYRLPALRQTLPQEDYVVPLGQARLHREGTHVSIVTYGMMVHESQRAAEQLQGEDGLSVEILDLRTLLPLDEEAILSTVQKTNRLLVVHEDTRTGGIAGEIAMRVSEKAFEWLDAPILRVTAIDTPVPYSPPLEDYFLPQVSDIVAACRYLAGY
- a CDS encoding alpha/beta fold hydrolase, with translation MRRAMERLLELGGARVGSGVAGPTDARLHYLEAGSGPPLVLLQGASGGAANWYRLLAPLAQQFHVLAPDLPGFGLSPPTSASAPLGRSAAYALRAWFRATGVARCDLVGTSFGGLVALRLAHETPELVRRLVLLNAVGLGRELPAAVRLAALPLLGRAALRPSRRVSAWLFRKLLTGGRRRLAAAEEAALLDYLWCCALAGDPSWMAGALRLFARPLGQREVMTSRELADVRCSVLVLWGECDPFLPLAHGQRAASLIPRALLHLLRDVGHSPNWEAPDETLALVLPFLTAPDVC
- a CDS encoding phosphoglycerate kinase — translated: MNKQVVSDLRDVDLRDRRVLVRVDYNVPLEEGGVADDTRIRATLPTLTYLLQHGARLVLLSHLGRPKGRWDERLSLRPAAARLGKLVPAPVRFVADVVGPEAHAAADSLPSGEILVLENVRFLPAEETNDRGLSEALAALGDVYVNDAFGAAHRAHASTCGVAEVVREDGRPAVAGLLMEKELRFLGEVLEAPGRPFVAILGGAKISGKIDVIENLLPRVDRLLVGGAMANTFFRGLGLETGASLVEEERVQLARDLLARAGDKLVLPVDGVVAEEAAPGAAASVVDRDAVPPQGRILDIGPKSVAVFQELLAEARTVLWNGPVGMFELEGCAEGTMALARMLADATAAGAVTVIGGGDTVAAVKAAGVAERMTHVSTGGGASLEFLEGRALPGVAALSDRRNG
- a CDS encoding triose-phosphate isomerase, translating into MRTPVIAGNWKMHKGPSATREFFRQFKPRYSPRADRTILFFPPAVSLAATMEMLPDRPDLGVGIQNIHWKDQGAFTGEISAPMARDTGARFALVGHSERRHVFGESDDDVRHKVAAAFDAGLVPVLCLGETLEQRRAGRVEEVILSQLDAALQDLPPHHIRQLLVAYEPVWAIGTGVNATPADASAAHAVLRRRLAEHVGDEAARRVPILYGGSVNPGNAAELLAAPQVDGLLVGGASLDPAGFARIAALQTRLD
- the secG gene encoding preprotein translocase subunit SecG, producing the protein MRDHLHPERTGVFNFLLILLLLDGLLLMVIVLLQAGKGGGLAAVGGGAGTETFIGGRQAATLLTRATWVTAGIFLLLALMLSVMSSRRTRQPEPVLRQEFPQTAPAPQPVLPGVEPGQGTAPQGGAQRPARPAEPVPAPPAQR